The following coding sequences lie in one Microtus ochrogaster isolate Prairie Vole_2 chromosome 6, MicOch1.0, whole genome shotgun sequence genomic window:
- the Ghitm gene encoding growth hormone-inducible transmembrane protein produces MLAARLVCLRTLPSRVFQPTFTKTSPLIKNSITKNQWLLTPTREYAAKTRVRIHRGKTGQELKEAALEPSMEKIFKIDQMGRWFVAGGAAVGLGALCYYGLGMSNEIGAIEKAVIWPQYVKDRIHSTYMYLTGSIGLTALSAMAVARTPALMNFMMRGSWVTIGATFAAMIGAGMLVQSIPYDQSPGPKHLAWMLHSGVMGAVVAPLTILGGPLLLRAAWYTAGIVGGLSTVAMCAPSEKFLNMGAPLGVGLGVVFVSSLGSMFLPPTTVAGATLYSVAMYGGLVLFSMFLLYDTQKVIKRAELTPMYGVQKYDPINSMLRIYMDTLNIFMRVATMLATGSNRKK; encoded by the exons ATGCTGGCTGCAAGGCTTGTGTGTCTCCGGACACTGCCTTCCAGGGTTTTCCAGCCCACTTTCACCAAGACCTCCCCACTCATAAAGAATTCCATCACGAAGAATCAATGGCTCTTAACACCCACCAGG GAATACGCTGCCAAGACAAGAGTTAGGATCCACCGTGGGAAAACTGGCCAAGAATTGAAAGAGGCAGCTTTGGAACCATCAATggaaaaaatctttaaaa TTGATCAGATGGGAAGGTGGTTTGTTGCTGGAGGAGCAGCTGTTGGTCTTGGAGCGCTGTGCTACTATGGCTTAGGAATGTCTAATGAGATTGGAGCTATCGAAAAGGCTGT AATTTGGCCTCAGTATGTGAAGGATAGAATTCATTCTACTTACATGTACTTAACAGGAAGTATTGGCTTAACAGCTTTGTCTGCCATGGCAGTAGCCAGAACACCTGCTCTCATGAACTTCATGATGAGAGGCTCTTGGGTG ACAATTGGTGCAACCTTTGCAGCCATGATTGGAGCTGGAATGCTGGTACAGTCAATACCATATGATCAGAGCCCAGGGCCAAAGCATCTGGCTTGGATGCTTCATTCTG GTGTGATGGGTGCAGTGGTGGCTCCTCTGACGATCTTGGGGGGGCCTCTTCTCTTGAGAGCTGCATGGTACACTGCTGGTATTGTGGGCGGCCTCTCGACTGTGGCCATGTGCGCACCCAGTGAGAAGTTTCTGAACATGGGAGCACCCCTGGGAGTGGGCCTAGGCGTTGTCTTTGTGTCTTCACTGG gaTCTATGTTTCTTCCCCCTACCACTGTGGCTGGTGCCACTCTGTATTCAGTGGCAATGTATGGTGGATTAGTTCTTTTCAGTATGTTCCTTCTATATGATACTCAGAAAGTAATCAAACGTGCAGAACTAACACCAATGTATGGAGTTCAAAAGTATGATCCCATCAATTC gaTGTTGAGAATCTACATggatacattaaatatatttatgcGAGTTGCAACTATGCTAGCAACTggaagcaacagaaagaaatga